In Thunnus albacares chromosome 10, fThuAlb1.1, whole genome shotgun sequence, a single window of DNA contains:
- the slc26a2 gene encoding sulfate transporter, producing the protein MTHDDDCTTGEDGAEGDQQHHPLILERVEKDTEKNWKTVVSNRLKKHCSCTSKKAKSKILGFVPILKWLPQYQLRDWLLGDVMSGVIVGILLVPQSIAYSLLASQDPVYGLYTSFFASIIYALLGTSRHISVGIFAVLCLLVGQVVDRELALAGYLTESSSISGNDSTVLLAGQGNNSYAVDCDRSCYAITVGATVTFTAGVYQVLMGFLQVGFVSVYLSDSLLSGFATGASLTILTSQFKYLLGLKIPRPQGWFTLFKTWYSVFTNLGNTNICDLVTSLVCLVVLIPTKELNDRFKSKLKAPIPFELFVVIIATLASHFGRFNTEYGSGVAGDIPTGFLPPQMPLWSLIPSVAVDAFSVAIVGFVITVSLSEMFAKKHGYKVDANQEMYAIGICNILPSFFHCFTTSAALTKTLVKESTGCQTQISGLISALVLLLVLLVIAPIFYSLQKCVLAVIIVVNLRGALQKFTDVPRMWRANHVDTSIWLITMATSALVNTELGLLVGVIVSAFCVLGRTQQAQVLELGRAPNTEHYEDLSAYRGLQTHPGVAVFRYEAPIYYANQSLFKKSLYKSVGLDPLKEKTRRMKFKRKQSKQPKEVPNMKSKENEVAGKEDGGPDATVTLMLDEKSACRLHSLVMDCSAILFLDTAGVNAMKEVRKDYAELGVKVVLAQCNTSVLDALERGGYYPDKKKEGDGGESKMVFFTIEDAIHYVQSLSVPNGNYDSKC; encoded by the exons ATGACTCATGATGATGACTGTACAACGGGAGAAGATGGAGCTGAGGGAGACCAGCAGCACCATCCTCTCATTCTGGAAAGAGTGGAGAaggatacagaaaaaaactggaaaacCGTTGTCTCCAATCGGCTAAAGAAACACTGCTCGTGCACCTCAAAGAAAGCCAAGTCCAAAATACTGGGCTTTGTCCCGATTCTGAAATGGCTGCCACAGTATCAGCTCAGGGACTGGCTGCTGGGTGATGTCATGTCTGGAGTGATTGTTGGAATCCTATTGGTCCCCCAGTCTATAGCCTACTCCTTATTGGCTAGTCAGGACCCCGTTTATGGTCTCTACACTTCGTTCTTCGCCTCCATAATCTATGCCCTTTTAGGCACTTCCAGACACATCTCAGTAGGGATTTTTGCAGTACTCTGCCTGCTTGTGGGTCAGGTTGTGGATAGGGAGTTAGCTTTGGCGGGATACctcacagagagcagcagcatcagtgGTAACGACAGCACCGTCCTGCTGGCTGGCCAGGGGAATAACAGCTATGCGGTAGACTGTGACAGGAGCTGCTATGCAATCACTGTGGGAGCCACAGTTACGTTTACCGCTGGGGTTTATCAG GTGCTGATGGGTTTTTTACAGGTAGGCTTTGTCTCCGTCTACCTCTCCGACTCCCTTCTCAGCGGGTTCGCTACAGGAGCCTCCTTGACCATCCTCACTTCCCAGTTCAAGTACCTTCTGGGCCTGAAGATCCCCAGACCACAGGGCTGGTTCACTCTGTTCAAGACCTGGTACAGCGTGTTCACCAACCTGGGGAACACCAACATTTGTGACCTGGTGACCAGTTTGGTGTGTTTGGTGGTACTGATACCTACCAAGGAGCTCAATGATCGTTTCAAATCCAAGTTAAAG GCTCCAATTCCCTTCGAGCTCTTTGTGGTGATAATTGCTACACTGGCTTCTCATTTTGGCCGTTTCAACACGGAGTATGGGTCAGGTGTGGCTGGCGACATCCCCACGGGTTTCCTCCCACCACAGATGCCCTTATGGTCTCTCATCCCCAGCGTGGCTGTCGATGCTTTCTCGGTCGCTATCGTGGGATTCGTCATCACAGTCTCGCTGTCAGAGATGTTCGCCAAGAAGCACGGCTACAAAGTGGATGCCAATCAGGAGATGTACGCCATCGGCATCTGCAACATCCTGCCATCGTTCTTCCACTGCTTCACCACCAGCGCGGCGCTGACTAAAACCCTTGTCAAGGAGTCGACAGGCTGCCAGACTCAGATATCAGGGCTGATCAGTGCCCTCGTcttgctgctggtgctgctggtcATCGCACCAATCTTCTATTCCCTTCAGAA ATGTGTATTAGCCGTCATCATCGTGGTAAACCTCCGTGGCGCTCTACAAAAGTTCACAGATGTTCCCCGTATGTGGCGCGCCAACCACGTCGATACTTCCATCTGGTTGATCACCATGGCGACATCGGCGCTGGTTAACACAGAGCTGGGTCTCCTAGTTGGGGTTATAGTGTCAGCCTTCTGCGTCCTGGGCCGAACCCAGCAAGCCCAGGTCCTGGAGCTGGGCCGGGCTCCGAACACGGAGCATTATGAAGACCTTTCTGCTTACCGCGGCCTTCAAACACATCCGGGAGTGGCTGTTTTCAGATACGAGGCACCGATCTATTACGCAAACCAGAGCTTGTTCAAAAAATCTCTCTACAAGAGCGTAGGGCTCGACCCTCTGAAGGAGAAAACACGGCGCATGAAGTTCAAGAGGAAGCAGAGCAAACAGCCAAAGGAGGTTCCAAATATGAAGTCAAAGGAGAATGAGGTAGCAGGTAAAGAGGATGGCGGACCTGATGCGACTGTAACCTTGATGCTCGACGAGAAATCCGCCTGCAGATTACACAGCTTAGTGATGGACTGCAGCGCCATCTTGTTTCTAGATACTGCCGGAGTCAACGCTATGAAGGAGGTCCGCAAAGATTACGCAGAACTTGGGGTCAAGGTTGTCTTGGCCCAGTGTAATACCTCAGTACTGGACGCTCTTGAAAGAGGAGGATACTaccctgacaaaaaaaaagaaggtgatggaggagagagCAAAATGGTATTCTTCACCATCGAAGACGCCATCCACTACGTCCAAAGCCTCTCTGTTCCCAACGGCAATTATGATAGCAAATGTTGA